A window of Alphaproteobacteria bacterium contains these coding sequences:
- a CDS encoding dihydrodipicolinate synthase family protein, whose translation MTKNPPFHGIYPMMYAFFGAYGGLDRAAMRRQVECCLAAGAHGIAVLGLATEVSKLSDGERRQLIEWCAEDIAGRVPLSVTIYGNKAEEQLSLIDAAAAAGAGWVVLQPPRDLSMSEDDLIRFFGGVIDQSPLPAAIQNAPEYIGIGLTPDGITRLRHDHANFVLLKGEGPALLIRRIIEQTEDLAVFNGRAGLELPDNLRAGCAGVIPAAECIESLVKIYELMREGGAANEAEAERLYAQVLPLITFTMQSIDQMICYGKRAAARRLGLEVYDREPCLVPTEFGLASLERYAADFPLFD comes from the coding sequence GTGACCAAAAACCCCCCGTTCCACGGCATCTACCCGATGATGTACGCCTTCTTCGGTGCCTACGGCGGCCTCGACCGGGCCGCCATGCGGCGTCAGGTGGAATGCTGTCTGGCGGCCGGCGCCCACGGCATCGCCGTGCTCGGACTGGCCACCGAGGTGAGCAAGCTCAGTGATGGGGAGCGGCGCCAGCTCATCGAATGGTGCGCCGAGGACATCGCCGGGCGGGTGCCGCTCTCGGTCACCATCTACGGCAACAAGGCCGAGGAGCAGCTCTCGCTGATCGACGCCGCGGCGGCGGCCGGAGCCGGCTGGGTGGTGCTGCAGCCGCCCCGCGATCTGAGCATGAGCGAGGATGACCTGATCCGCTTCTTCGGCGGCGTCATCGACCAATCGCCGCTGCCCGCCGCCATCCAGAACGCCCCGGAGTACATCGGCATCGGCCTCACCCCGGACGGCATCACGCGGCTTCGGCATGATCATGCCAACTTCGTGCTGCTCAAGGGCGAGGGGCCGGCGCTGTTGATCCGCCGCATCATCGAACAGACCGAGGACCTCGCGGTCTTCAACGGCCGGGCCGGGCTCGAGCTTCCCGACAACTTGCGGGCCGGCTGCGCCGGCGTCATCCCGGCCGCCGAGTGCATCGAAAGCCTGGTGAAGATTTATGAGCTCATGCGTGAGGGCGGTGCGGCCAACGAGGCCGAGGCGGAGCGCCTCTACGCCCAGGTGCTGCCGCTGATCACCTTCACCATGCAGTCCATCGACCAGATGATCTGTTACGGCAAGCGCGCCGCGGCCAGGCGGCTGGGCCTCGAGGTTTACGACCGCGAGCCCTGCCTGGTGCCCACCGAGTTCGGCCTGGCATCCCTGGAACGCTATGCCGCGGACTTCCCACTTTTCGATTAA
- a CDS encoding aldolase/citrate lyase family protein, producing the protein MRKPNPLKAKLEAGEAVLGTWAMIPSAVTADILSLAGLDFIVIDSEHGSIGYETATTMAMACDCHGVSPVMRVGGVDEAMILRALDIGVHCVQVPNVHTAAAAAEAVTWAKYPPLGRRGFSPVTRAGDYTFDFATEHTGVANENTLVAIHIEGEEAIAGIDEILAIAGLDIIFVGVYDLSKALGIPGQVTDQRVVGRLRDLSTKIAAAGKYPGTIVTREEQIAEVLGYGIKYITYSVDAEILGAGYKSVKAAFDAATD; encoded by the coding sequence ATGAGAAAACCGAACCCCCTCAAAGCAAAACTGGAAGCCGGCGAGGCCGTGCTGGGGACCTGGGCGATGATTCCCTCGGCCGTTACGGCGGATATTCTCAGCCTTGCCGGCCTCGACTTCATCGTCATCGATTCGGAGCACGGCTCCATCGGTTACGAGACCGCGACGACCATGGCCATGGCATGTGACTGCCACGGCGTGTCGCCGGTGATGCGCGTCGGCGGCGTCGACGAGGCCATGATCCTGCGGGCCCTGGATATCGGCGTTCATTGCGTCCAGGTGCCCAACGTGCATACCGCCGCGGCGGCCGCTGAGGCCGTGACCTGGGCCAAGTACCCGCCGCTGGGCCGGCGCGGCTTCTCTCCCGTCACCCGGGCCGGCGACTACACCTTCGATTTCGCTACCGAGCACACCGGGGTGGCCAACGAAAATACCCTCGTCGCCATCCATATCGAAGGCGAGGAAGCCATTGCCGGCATCGACGAGATCCTGGCCATCGCGGGCCTCGACATCATCTTCGTCGGCGTCTACGACCTCTCCAAGGCGCTGGGCATCCCGGGCCAGGTGACCGACCAGCGCGTGGTCGGCCGGCTGCGGGACCTCAGCACCAAGATCGCCGCCGCCGGCAAGTATCCCGGCACCATTGTCACCCGCGAGGAGCAGATCGCCGAGGTGCTGGGCTACGGCATCAAGTACATCACCTATTCGGTCGACGCCGAGATCCTGGGCGCCGGATACAAGAGTGTGAAAGCCGCCTTCGATGCGGCCACAGACTAG
- a CDS encoding NAD(P)-dependent alcohol dehydrogenase — protein sequence MKVFQLQDEWSIEHLTLAERPDPEPGPGQVLLRMQAASLNYRDNLVMQRGYGSMTGELPLIPISDGVGTVLAVGDGVTRVAVGDRVCPTFVQVWLSGPPSGARGPALGGPLDGVMAEKMVLSQEGVVALPDHLSDAEAATLPCAALTAWSSLVTRGGIKAGQSVLVQGTGGVALFALQFAKLAGARVMIISSSDEKLARAADLGADLGVNYRTTPDWWKPALEFSGGAGIDHILELGGTDTMSQSTRCILRGGRINIIGVLSGDRAELRLGAVISRSVRFEGISVGSRNGMEAMVRAIGQHGMKPVVDKVFPFDELRPALDHMASGAHFGKVCLEH from the coding sequence ATGAAAGTTTTCCAACTGCAGGACGAATGGAGCATCGAACATCTGACACTGGCCGAGCGGCCGGATCCCGAGCCCGGTCCGGGCCAGGTATTGCTGCGGATGCAGGCGGCCTCGCTCAATTACCGCGACAATCTGGTGATGCAGCGCGGCTACGGCTCGATGACCGGCGAGTTGCCGCTGATCCCCATCTCCGACGGCGTCGGCACGGTGCTGGCGGTGGGGGACGGCGTGACGCGGGTGGCGGTGGGCGACCGGGTGTGCCCGACCTTCGTCCAGGTCTGGCTCTCGGGACCGCCCTCGGGGGCCCGGGGCCCGGCGCTGGGCGGCCCGCTTGACGGCGTCATGGCCGAGAAGATGGTGCTCTCGCAGGAAGGCGTGGTGGCGCTACCCGATCACCTCAGCGATGCCGAGGCGGCGACGTTGCCCTGTGCCGCGCTGACCGCCTGGAGCAGCCTGGTCACCCGCGGTGGCATCAAGGCCGGACAGAGCGTGCTGGTCCAGGGCACCGGCGGCGTGGCGCTGTTCGCGCTGCAATTCGCCAAGCTGGCCGGGGCCCGCGTCATGATCATCTCGTCGAGCGACGAAAAGCTCGCGCGCGCCGCCGATCTCGGCGCCGATCTCGGCGTCAACTACCGCACTACGCCGGATTGGTGGAAGCCGGCGCTGGAGTTTTCCGGCGGCGCCGGCATCGACCATATCCTCGAGCTCGGCGGCACGGACACCATGTCGCAGTCGACGCGCTGTATCCTGCGCGGCGGCCGCATCAACATCATCGGCGTGCTATCGGGCGACCGGGCCGAGCTCAGGCTGGGCGCCGTGATCTCCAGGAGCGTCCGTTTCGAAGGCATCTCCGTGGGCTCGCGCAACGGCATGGAAGCCATGGTCCGGGCCATCGGCCAGCACGGCATGAAGCCGGTGGTCGACAAGGTCTTCCCCTTCGACGAGCTGCGCCCGGCGCTGGACCACATGGCCAGCGGCGCCCACTTCGGCAAAGTCT